Below is a window of Stygiolobus azoricus DNA.
ACTACGTGTACTATAACTCCCTGAAAATCCTTGAGGAGAATAATCCTGATGAGGTTTACATTGACATAACCCACGGAGTGAATTATATGCCATTATTGGCTACGGAGGCAATAAAGTTAGCATCTTATGTTTATGCAATTGATAAAAAGAACTTGACAATTAGGATTTACAACTCGGAGCCAGTAATAGGAAAAAGCGAAGGACCTTATCACATTAGCAAGGTATTTGAGGAAAAGGTTAATACTAGAATTTCCCTGCTGGCTGTTCTAACTCCCTTCTTACAGAGTAACATAAAGAACTTGATAATTAACAAATTGTCCAAGGAGCTGAAATGCGACAAGGAATTAATACTTCCTTCAGCCAACGCACTGTTTTCAGGGATCTTCCTATTCCTATTAATGAATAAGAATGAAATAATGAAGTGCATGGAAAGCGTGGAACAGAGGATTAAGGTGTTAGATTACGGTCAACCGTCAATTAACTTAGCTTTGGAGGGAACCACTTTAGTATATAAAGACAAGATGGATATAGAACTCAGCTACCTACACGCATTGTTAAAAGTACTCAGCAAGATAA
It encodes the following:
- the csx1 gene encoding CRISPR-associated CARF protein Csx1, whose translation is MKCKTKASFKAIQKALNIDKVVVYAGLSLCKDTSKPDQSSLYLECSNEVKRIVEKELQLQGEDVLVAPNVFGNKVRQVDGKTTLYFNYVYYNSLKILEENNPDEVYIDITHGVNYMPLLATEAIKLASYVYAIDKKNLTIRIYNSEPVIGKSEGPYHISKVFEEKVNTRISLLAVLTPFLQSNIKNLIINKLSKELKCDKELILPSANALFSGIFLFLLMNKNEIMKCMESVEQRIKVLDYGQPSINLALEGTTLVYKDKMDIELSYLHALLKVLSKIIGSRKVEENCVKLSDIRDLTEKYYTSELIRSAVLNEIDKLEGNRDKLTSEPEIFS